A genomic region of Botrytis cinerea B05.10 chromosome 9, complete sequence contains the following coding sequences:
- the Bcegd2 gene encoding Bcegd2, protein MSNPRIEELPDNEEPTKQQVTAEDEGSDSSDSEAEGEEVAGIPAGSQVAFSRNEKKARKSIAKLGLTRVPGITRVTLRRPKNILFVINQPEVYKSPTSNTYIVFGEAKIEDLNSQAQASAAAQLAAQESHDHAGHDHSGHDHSHDHGKGKAVDTEEKKEEEEDDTEEVDATGLEDKDIELVMTQASVSRNKAVKALKENDNDIVNSIMALSI, encoded by the exons ATGTCGAACCCACGTATTGAAGAACTCCCAGATAACGAGGAGCCAACCAAGCAACAAGTTACCGCAGAGGATGAGGGATCCGACAGCTCTGACTCTGAGgcagagggagaggaggtaGCTGGTATCCCAGCAGGTTCCCAAGTCGCTTTCTCCCGCAACGAGAAGAAGGCTCGCAAGTCAATTGCTAAGCTCGGTCTTACAAGAGTTCCTGGTATTACCAGAGTCACTTTGAGACGACCAAAGAAC ATCCTCTTTGTTATCAACCAGCCAGAGGTTTACAAGTCCCCAACCAGCAACACCTACAT TGTTTTCGGTGAGGCTAAGATTGAGGACCTTAACTCCCAAGCTCAAGCTTCTGCTGCCGCACAATTGGCTGCTCAAGAATCCCACGATCACGCCGGTCACGACCACTCTGGCCACGACCATTCCCACGATCACGGAAAGGGCAAGGCTGTTGACAccgaggagaagaaagaagaggaagaggatgacACAGAGGAGGTCGATGCCACTGGACTCGAGGACAAGGATATCGAATTAGTCATGACCCAAGCCAGTGTTTCGCGCAACAAGGCTGTAAAGGCATTGAAGGAGAATGACAATGATATAGTCAATTCCATCATGGCTCTAAGCATATAG
- the Bcatp7 gene encoding Bcatp7, translated as MAAGRSAALKLDWAKVSQSLGLKGATANSLQAFKKRNEDARRRVQALSEQPTKVDFAHYKSILKNTAVVDEIEKHFSTFKPATYDVARQIKAIETFEAQAIKNAEETKGRVDLELKDLAKTLKNIEEARPFEDLTVDEVAAARPDIDEKTAQLVSKGRWGVPGYKEKFGDLSML; from the exons ATGGCAGCCGGA CGCAGTGCAGCCCTCAAACTTGACTGGGCCAAAGTTTCCCAATCCCTCGGACTCAAGGGAGCCACCGCGAACTCCCTCCAAGCCTTCAAGAAGCGCAACGAAGACGCCCGTCGCCGTGTTCAAGCTCTCTCTGAGCAACCTACCAAGGTAGACTTCGCACACTACAAGTCGATCCTCAAGAACACCGCCGTTGTCGACGAGATTGAGAAGCATTTCTCCACATTCAAGCCAGCAACATATGATGTAGCCAGACAAATCAAGGCAATCGAGACTTTCGAGGCCCAAGCTATCAAGAATGCAGAGGAGACCAAGGGTAGAGTTGACTTGGAGTTGAAGGATTTGGCGAAGACATTGAAGAACATCGAGGAGGCTAGACCATTTGAGGATTTGACTGTG GATGAAGTTGCTGCTGCTCGCCCAGATATTGATGAGAAGACTGCTCAACTCGTTTCCAAGGGTCGCTGGGGTGTTCCAGGTTACAAG GAGAAATTCGGCGATCTTTCTATGCTTTAA